In a genomic window of Sarcophilus harrisii chromosome 4, mSarHar1.11, whole genome shotgun sequence:
- the PPP1R11 gene encoding E3 ubiquitin-protein ligase PPP1R11 isoform X2: protein MAETTAGLSETVTETSVTVTTEPENRSLTIKLRKRKPDKKVEWSSDTVDNEHLGRRSSKCCCIYEKPRAFGESSTESDDEDDEGCGHTHCVRGHQKGQRRATTGPPPTTLSHLPNPSQPPPGPMQH, encoded by the exons ATGGCCGAGACCACGGCTGGACTGAGCGAGACTGTCACCGAGACATCGGTTACCGTGACAACCGAACCC GAAAACCGTAGCCTAACTATTAAACTTCGGAAACGGAAGCCAGATAAGAAGGTGGAATGGTCAAGTGATACTGTGGACAACGAGCATTTAGGACGCCGTTCATCAAAAT GTTGCTGTATCTATGAAAAGCCTCGGGCTTTTGGTGAGAGCTCTACAGAgagtgatgatgaagatgatgaaggCTGTGGTCACACTCACTGTGTTCGGGGCCACCAAAAGGGACAGCGTCGTGCTACCACTGGCCCACCCCCAACTACTCTTTCTCACCTCCCTAACCCCTCCCAACCCCCACCTGGGCCCATGCAGCACTGA
- the PPP1R11 gene encoding E3 ubiquitin-protein ligase PPP1R11 isoform X1 — protein MAETTAGLSETVTETSVTVTTEPVRRTGENRSLTIKLRKRKPDKKVEWSSDTVDNEHLGRRSSKCCCIYEKPRAFGESSTESDDEDDEGCGHTHCVRGHQKGQRRATTGPPPTTLSHLPNPSQPPPGPMQH, from the exons ATGGCCGAGACCACGGCTGGACTGAGCGAGACTGTCACCGAGACATCGGTTACCGTGACAACCGAACCCGTGAGGAGGACAGGG GAAAACCGTAGCCTAACTATTAAACTTCGGAAACGGAAGCCAGATAAGAAGGTGGAATGGTCAAGTGATACTGTGGACAACGAGCATTTAGGACGCCGTTCATCAAAAT GTTGCTGTATCTATGAAAAGCCTCGGGCTTTTGGTGAGAGCTCTACAGAgagtgatgatgaagatgatgaaggCTGTGGTCACACTCACTGTGTTCGGGGCCACCAAAAGGGACAGCGTCGTGCTACCACTGGCCCACCCCCAACTACTCTTTCTCACCTCCCTAACCCCTCCCAACCCCCACCTGGGCCCATGCAGCACTGA
- the ZNRD1 gene encoding DNA-directed RNA polymerase I subunit RPA12 — MLGPRIFAMDPSAASSSFLSDSDFCTECGSILPLPGALDTVTCPRCGFSIDVREFEGKVVETSIVFHKLGTTALIVSEEEGPELQGPVIDRRCSNCGHEGMAYHTRQMRSADEGQTVFYTCTNCRFQEKEDS, encoded by the exons ATGCTAGGACCCAGG ATCTTCGCCATGGATCCCTCTGCAGCCTCTTCCAGTTTCCTTTCGGACTCGGATTTCTGCACCGAGTGTGGCTCCATTCTGCCTCTCCCAGGAGCTTTGGACACCGTGACTTGCCCCAGATGCGGTTTCTCCATAGACGTGCGGG AGTTCGAAGGGAAGGTGGTGGAGACCTCGATCGTGTTCCATAAATTGGGAACAACAGCTTTGATAGTGTCAGAGGAAGAGGGGCCCGAGTTGCAGGGGCCAGTG ATTGATAGGCGTTGTTCCAATTGTGGTCATGAGGGAATGGCATATCACACCCGGCAGATGCGCTCAGCTGATGAAGGACAGACTGTCTTTTATACCTGTACTAACTGCAG GTTTCAAGAGAAAGAAGACTCTTGA
- the LOC100931331 gene encoding putative uncharacterized protein ZNRD1-AS1 isoform X1 — protein MLYLQIEAQRIIAKKLQKEQELKYAQTRIATERKERSKSAGPSVEIRTNGLPESSNILPDSEWVKLSPQEKLSWAKNTQDPRIAIGQQSPLEKQIVSLGGLHTPAARNLLAQRYKEEHETLSKEKAMSFDYRLAKAENYYYTRIMEMMEEQNEFKKPPVEPVAIPKSQKSSETKEWDYLVPKRELKHIKNHIHRTEQARYSKDIKYKSLPQSPNKTHFPLILLSENKKNDIKKTPSMRKHINEWDQKRQTKEHLERMIRGREFNEERIKERLSVRIPSHPPPFQKHMKKQHRKTFEWSTAYPLLQPQDESLIEVDILREEPLEKKDVRKIRQFRRRFLTVPSLLRSHLEKLKRY, from the exons ATGTTGTATTTGCAGATTGAGGCTCAGAGGATAATAGCCAAGAAGCTTCAGAAAGAGCAAGAACTGAAATATGCACAGACTAGAATTgcaacagaaaggaaagaaagatctaAGAGTGCTGGACCTAGTGTGGAAATAAGGACTAATGGACTACCAGAATCTAGCAACATACTGCCAGACTCAGAATGGGTAAAGCTTAGTCCTCAAGAGAA ATTATCCTGGGCAAAAAATACCCAAGACCCTCGTATTGCCATAGGTCAGCAATCCCcactagaaaaacaaattgtG AGTTTAGGTGGTTTACATACTCCAGCAGCAAGAAATCTGTTAGCTCAAAGATATAAAGAGGAACATGAAACACTTTCTAAAGAAAAGGCTATGTCTTTTGATTACCGACTTGCTAAAGCAGAAAATTACTACTATACAAGAATAATGGAAATGATGGAAGAACAGAATGAATTTAAGAAGCCCCCAGTAGAGCCAGTAGCAATACCAAAAAGCCAGAAAAGCTCAGAAACTAAAGAATGGGACTATTTAGTACCAAAGAGAGAgttaaaacatataaagaatcaTATACACAGAACAGAACAGGCCAGATAtagtaaagatataaaatataaatcattgCCCCAAAGTccaaacaaaacacattttcccCTAATTCtattatctgaaaataaaaagaatgatatcAAGAAGACCCCATCCATGAGAAAGCATATAAATGAGTGGGATCAGAAGCGGCAAACAAAAGAACATCTAGAACGAATGATTAGAGGTAGAGAATTTAATGAGGAAAGGATCAAGGAAAGACTTTCTGTAAGAATTCCAAGTCATCCTCCTCCATTTCAAAAGCATATGAAGAAGCAGCACCGTAAAACATTTGAATGGAGCACTGCTTATCCACTTCTCCAGCCTCAAGATGAAAGTCTAATTGAAGTGGATATCCTTAGGGAAGAACCGTTAGAGAAAAAGGATGTGAGAAAAATTAGACAATTTCGTAGAAGATTTTTAACTGTTCCTTCACTTTTGAGGAGTCACTTAGAAAAACTAAAGcgttattaa